In a single window of the Micrococcaceae bacterium Sec5.7 genome:
- a CDS encoding DUF4383 domain-containing protein gives MTTASHPAQHHHVMGLTLRNTAMGVGAVFLLVGVLGFVPGITTNYGAMNFAGHESGAMLLGVFQVSVLHNIVHLLFGAAGIAMARTSPMARLFLIGGGAVYVVLWIYGLVIDVNAGANFIPFNSADNWLHLVLGVAMIGLGAWLGRDAMEETKGRAK, from the coding sequence ATGACCACCGCTTCGCATCCTGCGCAACACCACCACGTAATGGGGTTGACGCTTCGCAACACCGCCATGGGCGTTGGTGCGGTATTTCTGCTGGTTGGAGTCCTCGGGTTCGTCCCGGGAATCACCACCAATTACGGCGCCATGAACTTTGCGGGACATGAGTCCGGCGCCATGCTGCTTGGAGTCTTCCAAGTGTCCGTTCTGCACAACATCGTCCATTTGCTGTTCGGCGCAGCCGGAATTGCAATGGCCCGGACAAGTCCGATGGCCCGCCTGTTCCTGATTGGCGGCGGCGCCGTGTACGTGGTCCTGTGGATCTACGGCCTTGTCATCGACGTGAACGCGGGCGCCAACTTTATCCCGTTCAACTCTGCCGACAACTGGCTGCATCTGGTCCTCGGCGTCGCCATGATCGGCCTGGGCGCCTGGCTCGGCAGGGATGCCATGGAGGAAACGAAGGGACGGGCCAAGTAG
- the treZ gene encoding malto-oligosyltrehalose trehalohydrolase has protein sequence MRLPVSAAGRFDVWAPDAESVTLLADGQRYPMNRSAEGHGCGDAGQSGWWTAPEAPSGADVDYGYLLGDDTRPLPDPRSRRLPDGVHSLTRTFNPDSHEWQDAGWAGRGLRGSVIYELHLGTFTPEGTLDAAAGRLGYLAGLGIDFVELLPVNAFNGTHNWGYDGVQWYAVHEAYGGPAAYQRFVDAAHAAGLGVIQDVVYNHLGPSGNYLPRFGPYLKQGDANTWGDSVNLDGPGSDVVREYILDNVAMWLRDYHVDGLRLDAVHALPDERAVHILEELGALGDAISAETGRPRTLIAESDLNDPRLLYPRDVNGYGLAGQWSDDFHHAVHVNISGETTGYYADFDSLGALAKVLRGGFFHNGSYSSFRVRHHGRPINPGLVHPSALAVCSQNHDQIGNRATGDRLSQSLPYGRLALAAVLTLTSPFTPMLFMGEEYGATTPWQFFTSHPEPELGKATAEGRIREFERMGWDPAVVPDPQDPETFRRSKLDWAEAAGGDHARLLELYRSLIALRRAAPELSGLGFEDTEVEFDDDAGWLRFSRGQVQVLLNFSGAVSRLSGRGTLLLATDDGVRLDGDRVELPPWSAVIQRVELT, from the coding sequence ATGAGGCTGCCTGTCAGCGCGGCCGGACGCTTTGATGTCTGGGCGCCCGACGCGGAGTCGGTGACGCTGCTCGCGGACGGGCAGCGGTATCCCATGAACCGCAGTGCGGAGGGGCACGGTTGCGGCGACGCCGGGCAAAGCGGCTGGTGGACCGCGCCGGAGGCACCGTCCGGGGCGGATGTGGACTACGGCTATCTGCTCGGGGATGACACCCGTCCCTTGCCGGATCCCCGGTCCAGGCGCTTGCCGGACGGTGTCCACTCGCTGACCCGGACCTTCAATCCTGATTCGCACGAGTGGCAGGACGCGGGCTGGGCGGGGCGGGGGTTGCGGGGATCGGTCATTTACGAGCTGCACCTTGGAACGTTCACGCCTGAGGGCACGCTGGACGCCGCGGCCGGCAGGCTTGGCTACCTGGCCGGACTGGGCATCGATTTTGTGGAGCTGCTTCCGGTCAATGCGTTCAACGGCACCCACAACTGGGGTTACGACGGTGTGCAGTGGTATGCCGTGCATGAGGCCTACGGTGGCCCGGCCGCCTACCAGCGGTTTGTTGACGCTGCCCATGCCGCGGGCCTGGGCGTCATCCAGGACGTGGTCTACAACCACCTGGGGCCGAGCGGCAACTACCTGCCCAGATTCGGGCCCTACCTCAAACAGGGCGACGCCAACACCTGGGGCGATTCCGTCAACCTGGACGGGCCCGGCTCGGATGTGGTCCGCGAATACATCCTGGACAACGTCGCCATGTGGCTGCGGGACTACCACGTGGACGGGCTTCGGCTCGACGCCGTGCATGCCCTGCCGGACGAACGGGCGGTTCACATCCTGGAGGAACTCGGAGCTCTCGGAGACGCCATCTCTGCGGAGACCGGGCGGCCGCGGACCCTCATCGCGGAGTCTGATCTGAACGATCCGCGGCTGCTGTACCCGCGCGATGTGAACGGGTACGGACTGGCCGGGCAATGGAGCGATGACTTCCACCACGCGGTCCACGTCAACATCAGCGGCGAAACCACCGGATACTACGCGGACTTCGATTCGCTGGGCGCACTGGCGAAGGTGCTGCGCGGCGGGTTCTTCCACAATGGCAGCTACTCCAGCTTCCGCGTACGCCACCACGGCCGGCCCATCAATCCCGGGCTGGTGCACCCCTCGGCTCTGGCGGTCTGCAGCCAGAACCACGACCAAATCGGCAACCGCGCCACGGGGGACAGGCTGTCCCAGTCCCTGCCATACGGCAGGCTGGCGCTGGCTGCCGTGCTCACGCTGACCTCGCCGTTTACGCCCATGCTGTTCATGGGCGAGGAATACGGGGCCACCACACCCTGGCAGTTCTTCACCTCGCACCCGGAGCCCGAGCTCGGCAAAGCTACTGCCGAGGGCCGGATCCGCGAGTTTGAGCGCATGGGGTGGGATCCCGCCGTCGTGCCTGATCCGCAGGATCCCGAGACGTTCCGCCGCTCCAAACTGGACTGGGCGGAAGCCGCCGGCGGCGATCACGCGCGGCTGCTCGAGCTGTACCGTTCGCTGATTGCGTTGCGCCGTGCTGCGCCGGAGCTCTCCGGCCTCGGGTTTGAGGACACCGAAGTTGAGTTCGACGACGACGCCGGCTGGCTGAGGTTCAGCCGCGGCCAGGTGCAGGTTCTGTTGAACTTTTCCGGCGCGGTCTCCCGGCTGAGTGGACGCGGCACTCTGCTGCTTGCGACCGACGACGGCGTCCGGCTGGACGGGGACCGGGTGGAACTTCCGCCCTGGAGCGCCGTGATTCAGAGGGTCGAGTTAACCTAG
- a CDS encoding holo-ACP synthase produces MIVGIGVDVVDIERFGRQLERTPGLRDRLFVPAERGLNTRSLAARFAAKEAVAKVLGAPAGMNWQDCWIGLDQNGPTIQVTGTVLAVAEAKGVKRWHLSMSHDGGIATATVLAEG; encoded by the coding sequence ATGATTGTTGGCATTGGCGTAGACGTTGTAGACATCGAGCGGTTCGGCCGGCAGCTCGAGCGCACCCCCGGGCTCCGGGACAGGCTGTTTGTTCCGGCCGAACGCGGGCTGAACACCCGCTCCCTGGCCGCGCGCTTTGCCGCCAAGGAAGCCGTGGCAAAGGTGCTGGGCGCTCCAGCAGGCATGAACTGGCAGGACTGCTGGATCGGACTGGACCAGAACGGCCCCACCATCCAGGTCACCGGAACCGTGCTGGCAGTGGCCGAGGCCAAGGGCGTCAAGCGCTGGCACCTCTCCATGAGCCACGACGGCGGGATCGCCACGGCCACTGTCCTGGCCGAAGGCTAG
- the treY gene encoding malto-oligosyltrehalose synthase yields MRAPVSTYRLQIRQGFTLQDAAGAVPYLHSLGVDWLYLSPVLTAEQGSDHGYDVTDPSTVDPDRGGSEGLLAVSEAARAVGMGLLMDIVPNHVGVASPRQNPWWWSLLKEGRQSRYAEAFDVDWDFAGGRVRIPVLGSDEELDRLEIRGGELRYYDHRFPLAEGTYSDGDTPQSVHARQHYELVGWRRADKELNYRRFFAVNTLAGIRVEVPWVFDEAHAEVVRWFREGLVDGIRVDHPDGLADPGGYLQRLRQATRGSYLLVEKILEPGEELPASFECDGTTGYDALADVDRIFVDPAGREPLDALDGKLRGGVPADYGKMIHGTKRRITDGILHSEMLRLARLAPASAGIPGELAADALSEIIAAFPVYRTYLPAGEDVLKEACELAVHRRQDLGQAVGVLQPLLLDTGLELARRFQQTSGMVMAKGVEDTAFFRYTRLGTLTEVGADPTEFALQPAEFHARMIRRQRDLPLSMTTLSTHDTKRSEDTRARISVISELVPEWETVLGRLQELAPLPDGPFASLLWQSIAGAWPADRARLQQYATKAAREAGNSTSWTDPDEAFEEKVAAAVDAAFGNDQVRAELDAFVGLLEHHGASNSLSAKLVQLTMPGVPDVYQGTEFWDRSLTDPDNRRSVDFAERRRVLADLDAGNLPASFLNDAAKLLLTSRALRLRRDRPELFTGYHAVTASGAAAGNLVAFGRGANAGRGALTLATRLPCGLERAGGWRDTAVVLETAMRDELTGNSFAPGAVPVADILRNYPVALLVPEAGEDS; encoded by the coding sequence GTGAGGGCACCGGTCTCGACGTACCGGCTGCAGATCCGGCAGGGGTTCACGCTTCAGGACGCCGCCGGGGCAGTTCCGTATCTGCATTCCCTGGGTGTGGACTGGCTCTATCTTTCCCCGGTGCTCACGGCGGAGCAGGGGTCGGATCACGGCTACGACGTGACCGATCCCTCAACAGTGGACCCGGACCGCGGCGGTTCCGAGGGACTGCTGGCCGTCTCCGAGGCGGCCCGCGCTGTTGGCATGGGTCTGCTGATGGACATTGTGCCCAACCATGTGGGGGTGGCGTCGCCCCGCCAGAACCCGTGGTGGTGGTCCCTGTTGAAGGAAGGGCGCCAGTCCCGCTATGCGGAAGCGTTCGACGTTGACTGGGACTTCGCTGGCGGCCGCGTCCGGATCCCGGTGCTGGGCAGCGACGAGGAACTGGACCGGCTGGAAATACGCGGCGGTGAACTGCGTTACTACGATCACCGCTTCCCGCTGGCCGAGGGCACGTACTCGGACGGGGACACTCCGCAGTCTGTGCACGCCCGCCAGCACTATGAGCTGGTGGGCTGGCGCCGTGCAGACAAGGAACTGAACTACCGCCGGTTCTTTGCGGTGAACACGCTGGCCGGCATCCGGGTGGAAGTCCCGTGGGTGTTTGATGAAGCCCACGCCGAGGTTGTCCGCTGGTTCCGTGAAGGCCTCGTGGACGGCATCCGGGTGGACCACCCGGACGGCCTTGCCGATCCCGGGGGCTATCTGCAGCGCCTTCGGCAGGCGACCCGGGGCAGCTACCTTCTTGTCGAAAAGATCCTTGAGCCCGGCGAAGAGCTGCCGGCATCGTTTGAATGCGACGGCACAACCGGCTACGACGCACTGGCGGATGTTGACCGGATTTTTGTGGATCCCGCAGGCCGGGAACCGCTGGACGCGCTCGACGGCAAACTCCGCGGCGGGGTTCCCGCGGACTACGGAAAGATGATCCACGGAACCAAACGCCGGATCACGGACGGCATACTGCACTCGGAGATGTTGCGGCTTGCCCGGCTGGCCCCGGCCAGCGCCGGCATCCCCGGTGAGCTGGCGGCCGATGCGCTGTCCGAAATCATTGCCGCCTTCCCCGTCTACCGCACCTACCTGCCGGCGGGCGAAGACGTCCTCAAGGAGGCCTGCGAGCTAGCCGTCCACCGCCGCCAGGACCTCGGCCAGGCCGTGGGCGTCCTTCAGCCTCTGTTGCTGGACACCGGGCTGGAGCTCGCCCGACGGTTCCAGCAGACCTCCGGAATGGTCATGGCCAAAGGGGTGGAAGACACGGCGTTCTTCCGCTACACGCGGCTGGGCACCTTGACGGAGGTGGGCGCGGATCCGACCGAATTCGCCCTGCAACCGGCCGAATTCCACGCCCGCATGATCCGGCGGCAGCGTGATCTCCCGCTGTCCATGACCACTCTCAGCACACACGACACCAAGCGCAGCGAGGATACCCGGGCGCGCATATCGGTGATCTCCGAACTGGTCCCGGAATGGGAAACGGTGCTGGGCAGGCTGCAGGAGCTGGCGCCCCTGCCCGATGGTCCGTTCGCCAGCCTGCTCTGGCAGTCCATCGCCGGCGCCTGGCCGGCGGACCGGGCCAGGCTGCAGCAGTACGCCACCAAAGCCGCGCGCGAGGCCGGGAACTCCACCAGCTGGACCGATCCGGACGAAGCCTTCGAGGAGAAGGTGGCGGCTGCCGTGGATGCGGCCTTTGGCAATGACCAGGTCAGGGCGGAACTGGACGCGTTCGTGGGGCTCCTCGAGCACCATGGTGCCTCGAACTCGCTGTCGGCCAAGTTGGTGCAGCTGACCATGCCTGGAGTTCCGGACGTCTACCAGGGCACGGAATTCTGGGACCGGTCGCTCACCGACCCGGATAACCGCCGGAGCGTCGACTTCGCCGAGCGGCGGCGGGTGCTGGCTGACCTGGACGCCGGGAATCTGCCGGCATCGTTCCTGAACGACGCCGCCAAGTTGCTGCTGACGTCCAGAGCCCTTCGCCTTCGCCGGGACCGTCCGGAGCTGTTCACCGGCTACCACGCGGTCACGGCTTCCGGCGCGGCCGCCGGGAACCTGGTCGCCTTTGGGCGTGGCGCCAACGCAGGCCGCGGTGCCCTCACGCTGGCCACGAGGCTTCCCTGCGGACTGGAACGTGCAGGCGGCTGGCGGGACACCGCCGTCGTGCTTGAAACTGCGATGCGGGATGAGCTGACCGGAAACAGCTTTGCGCCAGGCGCGGTACCGGTGGCGGACATTCTGCGGAACTATCCTGTGGCGCTGCTGGTGCCCGAAGCCGGTGAGGACTCATGA
- the mgrA gene encoding L-glyceraldehyde 3-phosphate reductase has translation MTYSAAENRYESMPYRRVGRSGLKLPAISLGLWHNFGDDKRFDEQRAILRRAFDLGVNHFDLANNYGPPDGSAETNFGRHLQDDFKPYRDELVISTKAGYYMWPGPHGEWGSRKTLLSSLDQSLQRMGLDYVDIFYSHRPDPETPMEETMGALDSAVRSGKALYAGISSYTPEQTIEAAGILKELGTPLLIHQPSYSMLNRWTENGSPNLYEALDQVGAGSIAFSPLAQGMLTDRYLKGIPADSRAAKERFLSESALTEEKLDRVRGLRAIAEGRGQSLAQMAIAWILRDQPKGSPVTSALVGASSVKQLEDTLSAINNLEFSSEELTAIDEFAVESDINLWAQK, from the coding sequence ATGACTTATTCGGCTGCGGAGAACCGCTATGAATCCATGCCCTACCGCCGTGTCGGACGCAGCGGCCTCAAGCTTCCGGCCATCTCACTGGGCCTGTGGCACAATTTCGGTGACGACAAGCGCTTCGATGAGCAGCGCGCCATCCTGCGCCGCGCGTTCGATCTGGGTGTCAACCACTTTGACCTGGCCAACAACTATGGCCCGCCGGACGGCTCGGCGGAAACCAACTTCGGCCGCCACCTCCAGGACGACTTCAAGCCGTACCGCGACGAACTGGTGATCTCCACCAAGGCCGGCTACTACATGTGGCCCGGCCCCCACGGTGAATGGGGCTCCCGCAAGACCCTCCTGTCCAGCCTTGACCAGTCCCTGCAGCGCATGGGCCTGGACTACGTGGACATCTTCTACAGCCACCGCCCGGATCCGGAAACGCCCATGGAAGAAACCATGGGCGCCCTGGACTCCGCAGTGCGCTCCGGCAAGGCCCTGTACGCCGGTATTTCCTCGTACACCCCGGAACAGACCATCGAAGCCGCCGGGATCCTCAAGGAACTCGGCACCCCGCTGCTCATCCACCAGCCCAGCTACTCCATGCTGAACCGCTGGACGGAAAACGGTTCGCCCAACCTGTACGAAGCCCTGGACCAGGTGGGCGCCGGCTCCATCGCCTTCTCGCCGCTGGCGCAGGGAATGCTCACGGACCGCTACCTCAAGGGAATTCCGGCTGACTCGCGTGCGGCCAAGGAACGCTTTCTCTCAGAATCAGCCCTCACGGAAGAGAAGCTTGACCGCGTGCGCGGCCTGCGTGCCATTGCCGAAGGCCGGGGACAGTCCCTGGCCCAGATGGCCATCGCGTGGATTCTGCGCGATCAGCCCAAGGGATCACCAGTAACCTCGGCACTCGTTGGCGCCTCCAGCGTCAAGCAGCTCGAAGACACGCTGTCCGCCATCAAC
- the glgX gene encoding glycogen debranching protein GlgX, giving the protein MEIWPGSAYPLGATFDGTGTNFALFSEHAEKVELCLVDDAGTETRFDVVEVDGYVWHCYLPQVQPGQKYGYRVHGIYDPASGNRFNPNKLLLDPYAKAVQGQIDWDPALFSYNMGEPESRNDADSAPHMMLGVVINPFFDWDGDHNLRVPYHKSVIYEAHVKGLTQLHPEVPEEQRGTYAGVAHPAVISHLQKLGITAIELMPVHQFVNDGILQEKGLNNYWGYNTIGFFAPHNSYSSTGDTGQQVQDFKAMVRSLHKAGIEVILDVVYNHTAEGNHLGPTLSFKGIDNSSYYRLVEDDLQHYMDYTGTGNSLNVRQPHSLQLLMDSLRYWVTEMHVDGFRFDLASTLAREFYDVDKLSTFFELIQQDPVVSQVKLIAEPWDVGPGGYQVGNFPPQWTEWNGQYRDTVRDFWRGEPATLGEFASRITGSSDLYEHSGRRPVASINFVTAHDGFTLADLVSYNEKHNDANGEGNNDGESHNRSWNCGVEGPTDDPAVLGLRARQQRNFIASMLLSQGVPMLLHGDELGRTQQGNNNGYCQDSELTWINWENVDQPLVEFTSAVNALRARHPTFRRSRFFDGRPVRRGEGERLPDIVWLDVDGSTMQPEDWDSGFGRSVGVFLNGDGIRGKDDRGRRITDVNFVLYFNAHVDEVAFTLPSDEYAPAWDIIIDTAGHNADTEPVQAGGVIGVDAKSLVVLRAHSTPETEPDHSVAASLAALSQTATSETAGLTSPMVPETRSTKKTAKPKTSAS; this is encoded by the coding sequence ATGGAAATCTGGCCCGGATCGGCGTACCCCCTTGGTGCCACGTTTGATGGCACCGGCACCAACTTTGCCCTGTTCAGCGAGCACGCTGAGAAGGTAGAGCTCTGCCTGGTTGACGACGCCGGAACGGAAACCAGGTTCGACGTGGTGGAGGTGGACGGCTACGTGTGGCACTGCTACCTGCCGCAGGTCCAGCCGGGTCAGAAATACGGCTACCGCGTGCACGGCATCTACGACCCCGCATCCGGTAACCGCTTCAACCCCAACAAGCTCCTCCTGGACCCCTACGCCAAGGCGGTCCAGGGCCAGATTGACTGGGATCCCGCGCTCTTCTCCTACAACATGGGCGAGCCCGAGTCCCGCAACGATGCGGATTCGGCGCCGCACATGATGCTTGGCGTGGTCATCAACCCGTTCTTCGACTGGGACGGGGACCATAACCTTCGCGTTCCTTACCACAAATCGGTGATCTACGAGGCCCATGTAAAGGGGCTGACACAGCTGCATCCCGAGGTCCCGGAGGAACAGCGGGGCACGTACGCCGGTGTGGCGCATCCCGCCGTCATCTCGCACCTGCAGAAGCTGGGCATCACGGCGATCGAGCTGATGCCGGTGCACCAGTTCGTCAATGACGGCATTCTGCAGGAGAAGGGACTGAACAACTACTGGGGCTACAACACCATCGGTTTCTTCGCCCCGCACAACAGCTACAGCTCAACGGGGGACACCGGCCAGCAGGTCCAGGACTTCAAGGCCATGGTACGGTCCCTGCACAAGGCGGGCATCGAGGTCATCCTGGACGTGGTGTACAACCACACCGCGGAAGGCAACCACCTGGGGCCCACGCTGTCCTTCAAGGGCATCGACAACTCCTCCTACTACCGCCTGGTGGAGGACGACCTCCAGCACTACATGGACTACACCGGCACTGGAAACTCCCTCAATGTCCGGCAGCCCCACTCACTGCAGCTGCTGATGGATTCGCTGCGCTACTGGGTGACCGAAATGCACGTTGACGGCTTCCGGTTTGACCTCGCCTCCACGCTTGCCAGGGAGTTCTATGACGTGGACAAGCTCTCCACGTTCTTCGAACTCATCCAGCAGGACCCCGTGGTCTCGCAGGTCAAGCTCATCGCCGAGCCCTGGGATGTGGGCCCGGGCGGGTACCAGGTAGGTAACTTCCCGCCGCAGTGGACCGAATGGAACGGCCAATACCGCGACACCGTCCGCGATTTCTGGCGCGGGGAACCGGCTACGCTGGGCGAGTTCGCCTCACGCATCACGGGCTCCTCGGATCTGTACGAGCACTCGGGCCGGCGCCCGGTGGCCTCCATCAACTTCGTCACGGCGCACGACGGCTTCACCCTCGCGGACCTGGTTTCCTACAACGAGAAGCACAATGACGCCAACGGCGAGGGGAACAACGACGGCGAATCCCACAACCGCTCCTGGAACTGCGGGGTGGAAGGGCCCACCGACGATCCGGCCGTGCTGGGGCTCAGGGCCCGGCAGCAGCGCAACTTCATCGCCTCCATGCTCCTCTCACAGGGAGTTCCCATGCTGCTGCACGGCGATGAACTGGGGCGCACACAGCAGGGAAACAACAACGGTTACTGCCAGGACTCGGAACTGACCTGGATCAACTGGGAAAACGTGGACCAGCCGCTGGTGGAATTCACCTCGGCAGTCAATGCGCTGCGGGCCAGACACCCCACATTCCGGCGCAGCCGCTTCTTTGACGGCCGCCCTGTCCGCAGAGGCGAAGGCGAGCGGCTGCCGGACATCGTTTGGCTGGACGTTGACGGATCCACCATGCAGCCCGAGGACTGGGACAGCGGCTTCGGCAGATCCGTGGGTGTCTTCCTCAATGGGGACGGTATCCGGGGGAAGGATGACCGCGGGCGGCGTATCACCGACGTCAACTTCGTCCTGTATTTCAATGCGCATGTCGACGAAGTGGCTTTCACCCTGCCATCGGACGAATATGCCCCGGCCTGGGACATCATCATCGACACAGCCGGGCACAATGCCGACACCGAGCCGGTACAGGCCGGCGGCGTCATTGGTGTGGACGCAAAGTCCCTTGTGGTGCTCCGTGCCCACAGCACGCCGGAAACCGAACCGGACCACTCTGTGGCCGCCTCGCTTGCGGCCCTGTCCCAGACAGCCACGAGTGAAACGGCGGGACTGACCTCCCCGATGGTTCCGGAAACGCGAAGCACGAAGAAAACCGCGAAGCCGAAGACTTCCGCCTCGTGA
- a CDS encoding NAD(P)H-hydrate epimerase — protein MISAYTGTQIRDTEEPFLASGMGAALMQRAAHGLANAVVRELRSRGRRLYGASVAVLAGKGNNGGDGLFAAALLAGRGMRTTAVLTAGEGHAGALAAFERAGGRVYSLTDANVTELAAEAARADVVLDAILGTGANGGLRGTAAAFVALLGAAGPGLVVACDVPSGVDADTGEVNAPVLPAGLTVTFGAAKAGLLADPGANFAGRVQVVPIGIEAGLPWPALKRLEAEDLALLLPRPERRSHKYSRGVLGVVAGSAAYPGAAVLACRGALAAGVGMVRYLGPPEVAELVRQACPEVVCSSGTVAETHVQAWLVGSGLDDSDPEQLQRVRDAADSGLATIADAGALPALPHVLAPQVVLTPHAGELAVLLNSLGVELDRQGVEASTLAAVRQAAGLTEATVLLKGATTLVASPFQDFYSQSEGSPWLATAGSGDVLAGIIGALLAQVGSDVGRFTDLGIDPDERWAAIAAMAASLHGLAGTRASAGGPLAAGRIADAIPGVWSNISELSNQGSAKRNSRTHPLR, from the coding sequence ATGATCAGCGCCTACACCGGAACCCAGATACGGGACACTGAAGAGCCTTTCCTGGCATCGGGCATGGGCGCTGCTCTTATGCAGCGGGCCGCCCACGGACTCGCCAATGCGGTGGTCCGTGAACTTCGGTCCAGAGGCCGGCGCCTCTACGGCGCCAGCGTCGCCGTGCTCGCCGGCAAGGGCAACAACGGCGGGGACGGACTGTTCGCGGCCGCTTTGCTTGCCGGCCGCGGGATGCGGACGACGGCGGTGCTCACGGCCGGGGAAGGGCATGCCGGTGCTCTGGCTGCTTTTGAACGGGCCGGCGGGCGCGTTTACTCGCTGACTGACGCGAACGTCACTGAGCTGGCGGCGGAAGCCGCGAGGGCCGACGTCGTACTTGACGCAATTCTTGGGACCGGCGCCAACGGAGGGCTGCGCGGAACCGCCGCCGCGTTTGTGGCCCTGCTGGGGGCCGCCGGACCCGGGCTGGTGGTAGCTTGCGACGTGCCCAGCGGTGTGGACGCTGATACCGGCGAGGTGAATGCGCCCGTGCTGCCCGCCGGGCTGACGGTCACGTTCGGCGCGGCCAAGGCAGGGCTGCTCGCTGACCCGGGCGCCAATTTTGCAGGGCGGGTGCAGGTGGTGCCGATCGGGATCGAGGCAGGGCTCCCATGGCCCGCGCTCAAGCGGCTGGAAGCTGAAGACCTCGCCCTGCTGCTGCCGCGGCCGGAGCGGCGCTCGCATAAATACTCGCGCGGAGTGCTTGGAGTGGTGGCCGGCTCGGCTGCCTATCCCGGAGCCGCGGTCCTCGCGTGCCGGGGAGCGCTCGCGGCAGGCGTGGGCATGGTGCGTTACCTGGGCCCGCCGGAAGTCGCGGAGCTGGTCCGCCAGGCGTGCCCGGAGGTGGTGTGCAGCTCCGGGACCGTGGCCGAAACCCATGTGCAGGCGTGGCTGGTGGGTTCCGGCCTGGATGACAGCGATCCTGAACAGTTGCAACGCGTCCGTGACGCCGCTGATTCAGGGCTGGCCACCATCGCCGACGCCGGCGCGCTGCCTGCCCTGCCCCACGTCCTCGCCCCGCAGGTGGTGCTGACGCCTCACGCAGGTGAGCTGGCCGTGCTTTTGAACAGTCTCGGCGTTGAGCTGGACCGCCAGGGCGTGGAGGCGTCGACGCTGGCTGCTGTGCGGCAGGCAGCCGGACTGACGGAAGCAACCGTGCTGCTAAAGGGCGCCACGACCCTGGTGGCGTCGCCGTTCCAGGATTTTTACAGCCAGTCGGAGGGAAGCCCGTGGCTGGCCACGGCCGGCAGCGGGGATGTCCTGGCAGGGATCATCGGTGCCCTGCTCGCGCAGGTGGGATCCGACGTCGGGCGCTTCACGGATCTGGGGATCGATCCGGACGAACGGTGGGCGGCAATAGCCGCGATGGCCGCAAGCCTGCACGGGCTGGCCGGCACTCGCGCGTCTGCTGGAGGGCCGCTGGCCGCGGGCAGAATCGCCGACGCCATACCCGGGGTGTGGTCCAACATCAGCGAACTTAGTAATCAAGGGTCGGCGAAACGTAATAGTCGCACCCACCCGTTAAGGTGA